AACAATTGGAGTCATCAACGTACTCAAACTCACCGCTGTTACAGAGCCGTGTTGTGATGCGGTATGCGTATTCTCGTTCTTAAGCACTCAACCGTCTCAAAAAGAGAAAGCCACAAATAGGAGTAATTTatattctacatttattttattttgtttggtgtTTAACTCTGCCGTTAGATTAATCCAACGAATGTGAAAGGTGCAGCAGAGGAGGCTGGAGAGGATGCGATCCACATCCAATTTAAACATACGTGGCGAGAAGGCAATATAAGCGCTGATTGGCTAGTTAATCATTGTTTAACACATAGTTATTTTTATGTAATATCTTTGGAGAATCCTTCTAAATAATGATTATCCTGTAATATctctttgatgatttttttgggGCTTGCATTTCTAGGAATGCGTGTTTAGTtccttaattttgttttcttttgggCTTTTGTCCTCttcatgtaaaaaataaataaaataaggaaaatgatTAGCGGTACGACAAATGTTGTCGTCGAAGTTgcacaaattgttttttctcttttaattttatttgacttAAAATGGAATGATTGGTTTAGTTTGTCTTACAttattaataagtaaattaCTTTGTGGTGGTATTGCAAATCAATCCCACCAACTACTAgtatttatcttgtttttttAGTGAAGAATGTGAGTGATTGAATAATGCATGCATGCTTTTGTTCTTGACTACCAGCTCTAAAATCTAAAATGTgatatcttatatatatatatatatatatatatatatatatatatcggatgagtaaaaaatagggcaaaagagaaaaaacaagtAGAGATTGGATGGAAGCCCCCAAGTGGTAGTTTTGTCAAACTGATTACACACGGAGCTAGAAAGGATGATAATAAAGCGGGGTGTGGTAGAATTATTCAGGGTAATCAAGGTGAATGACTTGGTGGATTTGCTAAAGCTGTTGGTGAGTGCAGTGCGTTTATAGCGAAACTATGGGCGGTTTTTGAAGGCTTATCACTAGCGAAGCAGATGGGCTTCATGAAGGTTGAACTTCATATTGACTCGGCCGTGGTGGTTCAGATGATATCAACTGGAAAATTGAACAACAAGTTAGGTTGATCCTTTGTTAATATTCGAAATTATTGGAATTGGATTGAGAAGTTACCATTGCTCATGCCTATCGTGAAACAAATAAGTGTGCGTTGGCAAATGTAGGATGTCAATTGGGTTAGAGAGATAATATTTTATGAGGATTGTCCTCCGCATATGAAAGATCTTGTACTAGCTGATGTAATGGGGATCACTACCCCACATATGATTTCAGTGTAATTTCGTTCCTTTCGGGCGTAGGCcctctattttataaaaaaaaagtatttttttaatgttgaaaTTATTAAGTCGAACATTGTGAATTGTAATCATATTCGAACTCTGACTCTCCACTCATATATGTGAATTTTTAATAACtattgtcatttcgtctatctattaataaaaaaatggatttttacttaaaaaaaaaaggtttttgaAAACAAGGTGgaggaaaataataataatttgggcTTAATATAAAAGCCCATACATCATACGTCACCGTGAGACAGAGCTAACCCTAGGAGCTGGAGCTGAGCCGAGTCGAGTCGAGCCGAAGTTCGCGCGAAGTAAAAAAAACGGTTCGAATAGGAGGCGAGGCCAAGCCACCACACTCACTCACTCTCAAATTCAATTGTGGTTCGTGTTCTTCCATAATTCCATAATTACCCTTCTCTCTCTCTTAGGTCATCTTTCACCCTCGCTCGCTCAATCTCATTCTCTCTTACTTCGTTTTCCTCTTTCCCTCTTTCACCACCGCCCACTATTTCAACTCACTGGTAATCattaatattttctctttagggtTTCCTTATTCCAATTTCTGTAACAATTtcatgatcattttttttctctcacagTTTTGGAGTTTGCTGTTCGTGGTGGATTACCGGTATAGAAAATCATTCAATGTAAGTTCAGCAATGTATATGCTTCTTATGGtgatttaaatatgattttagtgaTTATGAGTTCCTGTTCGTGGCTGTTTTATTAagatttaaattatttgttagtGAGGTTATTTTTCAATATGACATGTTGTGACTATTGTGGAAACTTGCATAATTTATCTGTAAAAACAACAATGCCAATAAGACAGTAACAGCCAAGTTTAGTTTTCATGTGAGAGGTTAGTGATCTTACCTGATCAGAAAGGTATGGCTGGCGTCGAGCACATCGCGTCCATACGGTTGTTGGTGAAGTGGGGTATTTTGCAAACACTATGATGCTCATGTAACATGTAAGTAAAAGCGTGAAGTGAGAGGTTAGAGAGTAGAATAGCATACTCGAGTCCTTAGCTAGGAAGGTGTATATATATAGGCTTCTGGCGCGGAGTTACAACCATTGATGAGGGAGAGGAAGTCGCGGGATTGTCATCATTGGAGAGGGATTTAATAGCATTTAGTGCATTGATTAGTACTAAAGGCCATTAATTCTGACGGTGGACGTTACGAGCGCTGTCTACTCATGTCCGTTGGAAAGTTGGACCTTTGTCTTGGGCTGACCTCATTTTGGCCGAGCAGGTCACATTGTGCCTTGGCCTAGTCCAGAACAGTTTGCAATCAGAATCACCTATTCTTGCATACCATCATGCTTGGTTTTttgtaaaatgaaatatttttagcTAATTGATCGCGGAGTGATAAATGTTTACTTGTATTCTTTTTTGGTAATTTAATGTTTAATCTTTCTGACATGTGGGGGGTGCCTGGAAGCATTTGAGAGCAGAGAACCACATTATAATTCTTGCTTCTGTTGGGTGACATATTTGGGAAAGGTTTTATGTACAAGAAAAGTTATGATTCGTTTGATAGTGGCGTTGAAGGTATCCTGAATTATAACTGGTATTATGGATGCTTTACTTTCTAGAGTTCCTATGAGAAGTGTACTTCTCTGTGTGCATTTATGAAGCCTAGATAATAAATTTCCTATTAATTAAAAgtatccattttttatttatttttaaaaatatttcctCTATACTTCTCAGATACATCTTCGATACAATCGTCTATGCCATAAGTCTTCTATATATCTTATTAATTAAAGATACACAATTGTATGTTTATTGTTTGTGACACATTCATTGTAGAAAGAATATGTTTTAATCCATGTTGTATTGTATCCGCATTGTATTATACATCTGGGCTTCTTAGGAGGTGTGCATACAAACTTGCTTTTGGGGAATTCATCCTAGCATCCGGATAATTCTGGTACATTGAATTAACCTTTTCCATATGAAAAATAGATAACAAAAGTACTTACCCCAGAGAAATACGAAAAGTGTAGGTGACCTAATAAGCTAATAGTATTATAGTTGGTTCACTCGAAATGTTTCTCATACTAACTTTTTGCAATAACTTTTTTCCTTTAGTGTGTATTCTGAACTTTTTAATTAGCTCACTGTTTAGATTTTGCGATTGCCGAGTTCCAAAAGTTTGGTGCAGTTTGCTCTGGAATGGAATCACATTTAATTCCATTcctttttgttttatgtttgatTCACAAAACTAAGTTTGGAATGCCCATATGTCATCACAAATCATAAATATAGGTAATGAAGATAAATAAGGTATAAGATAGTATTACAAACTTTAATGATTATGGCCACAGACAATTTTCCATTAAGCAGTTCTTATTCTGTGGAGTAGAGGTACGAATGGAATGAAAATTGTGTGCCGAACCTGGTATATTTTGTTATTCCTTAACATTGGCTTCGATGGCAAATTGTGTTTGTTCAAACATGGAATTGGCTTGGTTGTATCCTTTCAAAGGAACGAATATTACTAAATGaaattgtatatattttaagAGAACTTCTTAGGACATATTGAGGCATGTGCTTGGAAAATCatcttaatttaaaattcaatctcttttctttttgtgCTTGTTAGGTTGCTTACGGATGTAAGCTGTTCATTAATAGTGAACAGCCTGGTGTTTTGCTTCCTACTTGTGTAGTGTTCTGCTCAATAATTTCACCTTATATGCTAATGGCTGCTGATCAAAGAAGAAAGCGATTAAATGGTGCAAGCATGGGTAGTTATGGTTCTCAAGAGCAATATAGGACTAAAAGAAAGAATTTTGGACCACCAGTGCAAAGTGATTTAACCATGAAATCTCACATTTCTGTTGAATGGGATGCTAATCACCAAAGGGTTGTTGCCAAGCGGGAACAGGTTGGCATTAGTTGGAGACAAATGAGACCATTTGCCAGATTTGATCACAATGGACATAAAGTCTTGGCAGACGTGTTTGCCCTGCCTGAAGAAATTTTTGATCTAGATAGTTTAAGTGAAGTGCTTTCCTATGAGGTAACAATCACGTTTTGTTTTCAgctgaaaaaatatattttttggtccAAGAGTATTATATAAATTGTCTTTTTTTGTGAAAACTTTGGCAGGTTTGGAACACACAGCTTTTGGACAATGAGAAaaattttcttaagcagtttctTCCTGGCGACTTAGAGCCAAATCAAGTTGTCCAGGAATTACTTTCTGGAGATGACTTTCACTTTGGAAACCCTGTCTTAAAATGGTAAGATGtctttctttatattttatctGTATATACACAGTCTGCTGTATTTTGCATGTGTGGTTGATCTGATAGCATAATCTGTGCatgcatacatacatatatgCAAGATGTGattgtttatttgtttgaaTGACTCATGAGAACTATTATTCATTGATGTAATGTGGTAACTGGATTTACTATCTTTTTGGATTGACATAACCAAATTTGCCAGCTTACTTGGTTAGAGGTCCTGTTTgttggattttgtaaaattgtacTGGTCCAGAATTTTTGATCTAGATAGTTTAACACGTCTAGATcaaaaattttaagaaaatttttGACCAAGAAAAGTTAAGTGAAGAAATTTTTGATCTAGATAGTTAATTTGATCTAGATAAAAGTTAAGTAAAGAAATTTTTGATCTAGATTAAAAATCCTTTTATTTGATCAAACATTTCTTCTCTTAACTATCTAAATCAGAATTTTTGATCTTAGATAGTTTTACCAAATTTTTTATCTAGTTTTATTGGTCCAGATTTCTTTTTGCCAACGGTTTAGCTTACctttttttcttaatgtttttgttttctttttattttatgggcCAGGTTTATGTCACCctatttttttctcctttttattaataatatttgtttgtGGTTTGTCAGTTTGGGTTAGTGGTGTCAAACTATTTGGGACGACCAACCTCCTTTGATGCTGTTTGCTTGCTTTTGCTTAGAAAATGTACTTCGGTACATTTTTAGTTTTGTTGTATTTCCAAAATTTTGTAACTTCAAGGGGACTTAATTTGATTGTATTTACTTTTCCTTCGTAGATTTATAGTTTATATTTGCATTAAATTTGTTTCTGGCCCTTCTAAATAAGAGAATTATTGTTTtggtccctataatttttttctttggttttttaatatttatcattcaaaaatgtgaaatcACTATTTTTTGGTTCTTATTGTCATGTGACATCGGTTAACTTCTTGTGTTTTTATGGAATGCCATGTGGTCATCTTAGGTGACACCTAATAATATCAATTGTGTCTCTTGTTAGCATGTGACTCCCGTAAATTTCTTACTTGAGCCCTGAAATGAATGTTAGGGAGTGAAAAACAATATTTCAGATATTAGAAGAATGGAaactataagaaaatattaactGGCACTAAAACCAAAATTTGCCTATTTAGAAGAATCAAAAACAGTAATTTACTAATTTCAGAATTTGGAGGCatgaaaataaatgaaaatgttTTACAAGGACCTAAACCAAAATTCTCTCATATTatatggactaaaaacatagTTAACCCTTTATATGTTTTGGTTTATGTTTTATTTGATGGTCTTTTCTTTGAGTTGTACTTCAACAATGTTGTTATGCATTGTTCCAGCTCTAGAGTTAATTCATAGAATTGTACGTGTTCACAACTATGTACTCAGTTATATACTATAGTTGTTTATTGTAAACTTGTGTAGACTCACATAGATTTGCATAGAATGAGTTTACTACATAATGGTTATTTTATCTCATCCATGCCAAAAATGGCAGTTCTGTATGCTTAGATTAACCCAAAAATGCAACACTATGGTATGGTTTAGTTTTGTCTCTACTCTGTATCATATtctcaatttttaataaaattggtcattctcttcaattgtttctatcaatttctcaattctcTTCAGTGGGTTCCTAATATTATGTCATTTCATCTTTCAAATGTATAAAATGCCTGTAATCTCAGAAAATTATTAATACAAcgcaaaattaaattttatttagtttttggaTCATTCATTAAAATGTTCACTTTTTTAGACTTTACAGCTTCAAATGAATGGTCATATGCATTTGCAGGGGTACTTCACTTTGTTCGGGTGAACTTCATCCAGATATGATTGTTTACCAGGAGCAACATCTAAAGTCTGAAAAAAGAGCATACTTCTCGCAATTACATAATTATCATAAGGAGTAAGTCATGCACagttatttttttgtatattttgatCTTGTTTCTTTTGGCAGGGTACTTACTAAAATGTTGTCGTTTTTCATTTTTCAGTATGATTGGATTTCTAAGTAAGCTGAAGGAGAGCTGGGAGGCCTGCAAAGATCCAGAAAAGGAAATTCTACCGAAGATTCTGAGGTTTGACATTTGGAAGACCGTCTATATATTGCAATTTGCACACACAACACTTGTTAACACAGAAGTATTGAGTAATTACAGGTTTATGCCATAGTTATATTACAAGGATGTGTGCTTTACATGTGTTTTCAATACTACTTAGATGGTTATATTATAAACGATTGATATAAATAATATGGGGCGTCACATTGTTTCAAGTCTGAGATGATAAAAACCTGAAAATCTATTCAAGATGTATCTGATGAAATAGAAACAACAaccactttaattttttttagctaaTGCTTACATTAGTAGATAAATAAAAGGGTGGGTAATGTGCATTTACCTATTTTATATAtctctattgattttttttttaataataaggATTTTGCTTTGTGCAGGTCAAAGAATGATATAGAGAAAAACAGACTGTCTAACTTGGATGAATTTAGATACGATGATCATGATGGGAATCTTACAGTGGCATCTGGGTCATATTCCTGGGGTGCAGAGGAGAAAGCATATGATGACAACCAAATTTCTTCAATGGGACAGGGCGATGAACTTCGGAGAAGGTAACTATCTCTGCTGCACTTGATTTTTGGTGGCTTTTGTAAAGGTTGCTTCAGATATTGCTTGTACTGCTATGGTGCCCTCCAAGATCTTGAATTTAACTGCTGTTgtcattaaaaattattttttgactatTAAATGAGTATCATGACGAGTAGGTAAATGTCAAATGTTGTATTATGGAACAAGGTATATAACTAATTCCTGAGGTCATTTGATGTAAAATAGATAGAAACCTGGTATTTTATTAGAAAGTGCAGGGTAAAATTCACCCAAGTACCAAACAGAATTACACACAGTAGTTTTGAGGGTCTGCAACCTCCCTGCCCAAAGACCCAGTTTCCCCCGAAATGCTTAGGTAGCACCCCTCATCCTCTTATATTAATAGGCAACATGCCTATTTCTTCTGACTATGTCAACTGAACTAACCTAACTAACTAGGTAATTACCTCACTTCTGACACGgatatttttttgcttttcaaatgtttttatttcttatactgatattttgattttctgGCACCATATATCTTCTACTGGATGGATGGCACCATATATtaatactaaatatttttttttcatagtctcttaaattaataatatatttttaaaacccACTTGTGGTTGGTCGAGTGATGTTGGCTTGGGctcttggagtatgctcctctcaaggtctcaggtttgattcccactggtgccaatttcggtgggctaagtccatacagagcaaaaaaaactctggctttaaatggggcccccgcaagtgggcggtgggattggtccccttggattagtcggtcataaggccggataccaagttttaaaaaaaaaaaaaaaaaattttaagtaTTAGTGTCCATGTCACTAAAATAGCGCCTGCTCCGCTCCATTTTTGGGGTTGGCCGTGCCGCTATCTGAGATTGATAACAGAGCTTTACTGATTCAATGCTTAACCAACTGTTaataaaatgatgtttgacaGGGTGCATGGCAAAGACTTCAATAAATGTAAACCAAGAAATATGATGGCTTCTTCAGATTTGATGCTTAATGTGGGTGGAAGACCAAAGAAAGGAGACAAACTACACATGGAGAACTTTCCTGGTAGTGATGGTGAGAAATATATGTCATATATCAAGGTTAGACTATCCCTCTCAGATCTCTAAACAATACTGAATTGGTAGGGGTAATCATCTCTGTCTCTGGGTTACTTATGTCATTAGTGCTACTGTAATAGAGAGACAATAAATTTGATTCTCTGGTATGTGAAATAATCATTGTTGTCACAACTCTTAAGTTTTTAAACTTCAACTAACATTGCAAAGTGAGCAAGTTTTTCAAAACTGCTATGTTCGTATATTCTCTTAATTATCCTTATTTGGGTAGGTTGGTagatattttaatttgatttaggTTAATTCTGTTTAATGCAGTTCTAGTGTGTATGTGTgtataatacaaaaaatattattcggTGGTTTTCCTTCTTTTGTGACGAGAGCAAACTTTTGCATTTTTTACTGTACAATTATTAGTATATAAGGCATATGCTGATTATTTCCTATGTTTCAGATTAGCAAGAAGCAGCATGAGCTTGTTAAGAATTTGAAGCTATCATGTAAAAATATCCCAGCTAGCACTCTTAACTGTGTTTTGGGTGACCTTAATAACTTTCATGTGCAACCGTACaaattatttatcaaagaaGAACAGAAGAACTTGCATGAGCATTGGTTAGTGCAATGTTGAGGGCCACCTGTCAAATTGTTTCAAATGGTAcattatatttgaaatttgtttaCCATTATTGCTTACTTGaagatatattttatttctatagGTTACAATTGGTAAAGAAACACCTCCCTGCATCATATGCAAACTGGACAGAGAGACTGATACAGAAACATGCAATGAGAAATTCTTTGTTGCTTGAGATGAAAGATAGATCAAATATAGAGGTTTGTAATAATGTTTCCTTTTCTGAAGATCCATTAAAATTTCCTAGCAGTGAGCTTGCATACCCTGCATCAGTCTATCTGTTTATTGACTTTGACAAGATACTTAGGTTTACCTTGCCTCTTGTTGCATGATAGTGGCCATTATTCTTAATGGTTCTGTTAAAACCTTTTTCACTAATAATTTGCCATACAGGATGAAGATTTTTTGAGCACAAGAGTCCAGTCTCAGGACAAGGAGGACGGTGATGTTAATAACCAGTCTAGCTtggaagatgatgaagattCTATTGTTAGAGTCCCAGAGAACCCGTCCCTTCATAACAAAGCTGGACTACATTCAAGTATTATGAAATGCCAGGATAATCCCATCAGTGAAGGAGCCCCTTTATCGTCTAATGAAGAGTCTATTGCTAGATTCCAAGATAACCCGTCTCTCCATAATTCTTATCACAGTGGCGATGACCAGCTCCACCACTCACATGTAGATTTGGAAAAAG
This genomic interval from Trifolium pratense cultivar HEN17-A07 linkage group LG6, ARS_RC_1.1, whole genome shotgun sequence contains the following:
- the LOC123889242 gene encoding uncharacterized protein LOC123889242 isoform X1; the protein is MIRLIVALKVAYGCKLFINSEQPGVLLPTCVVFCSIISPYMLMAADQRRKRLNGASMGSYGSQEQYRTKRKNFGPPVQSDLTMKSHISVEWDANHQRVVAKREQVGISWRQMRPFARFDHNGHKVLADVFALPEEIFDLDSLSEVLSYEVWNTQLLDNEKNFLKQFLPGDLEPNQVVQELLSGDDFHFGNPVLKWGTSLCSGELHPDMIVYQEQHLKSEKRAYFSQLHNYHKDMIGFLSKLKESWEACKDPEKEILPKILRSKNDIEKNRLSNLDEFRYDDHDGNLTVASGSYSWGAEEKAYDDNQISSMGQGDELRRRVHGKDFNKCKPRNMMASSDLMLNVGGRPKKGDKLHMENFPGSDGEKYMSYIKISKKQHELVKNLKLSCKNIPASTLNCVLGDLNNFHVQPYKLFIKEEQKNLHEHWLQLVKKHLPASYANWTERLIQKHAMRNSLLLEMKDRSNIEDEDFLSTRVQSQDKEDGDVNNQSSLEDDEDSIVRVPENPSLHNKAGLHSSIMKCQDNPISEGAPLSSNEESIARFQDNPSLHNSYHSGDDQLHHSHVDLEKGILSQGDDASHNKTEHSRIMNSQDDPIGEGALFSFNEDSVARFPENPSVNKSYHSGDEKLHHLHIDLDKNTLSNGDDASQNQTAHSRNSRDDSIGEGSSDGHAWQAAEMSHSYYDLPVTHNYTADGLSLVSSQINQDKQIQMISPESNLHQEGTGKELLQRQSDDGPFSSYRSQDQIGLIQSFINDKGVNSFHYEQKRARLNFLAEQKRAGLNFQASNDVQVGAGQFSSHFKESLQTSLTLDQGHRQTGKVFVPENISGNIYSDAGRYLNTGQYPLSAGNITDWAVGAPHMVAPSQSHVNTAGNIPDWDVSAPRMVAPSQSHVNTAGNILDWDVSAPRMVAPSQPHVNNFIGQPWLPSVHQVQGTWNGSGNGSLSSQILSTGGNSDQGLFSVLSQCNQLHSGSPYESIRHTDQFLSPRTYGVIDAGTHRINAVVPPSSHPLDYFSGRDAPGALLPDDITWMNLPPQNPALNDQIGKSYLRSWNR
- the LOC123889242 gene encoding uncharacterized protein LOC123889242 isoform X2, with protein sequence MIRLIVALKEVCIQTCFWGIHPSIRIILVAYGCKLFINSEQPGVLLPTCVVFCSIISPYMLMAADQRRKRLNGASMGSYGSQEQYRTKRKNFGPPVQSDLTMKSHISVEWDANHQRVVAKREQVGISWRQMRPFARFDHNGHKVLADVFALPEEIFDLDSLSEVLSYEVWNTQLLDNEKNFLKQFLPGDLEPNQVVQELLSGDDFHFGNPVLKWGTSLCSGELHPDMIVYQEQHLKSEKRAYFSQLHNYHKDMIGFLSKLKESWEACKDPEKEILPKILRSKNDIEKNRLSNLDEFRYDDHDGNLTVASGSYSWGAEEKAYDDNQISSMGQGDELRRRVHGKDFNKCKPRNMMASSDLMLNVGGRPKKGDKLHMENFPGSDGEKYMSYIKISKKQHELVKNLKLSCKNIPASTLNCVLGDLNNFHVQPYKLFIKEEQKNLHEHWLQLVKKHLPASYANWTERLIQKHAMRNSLLLEMKDRSNIEDEDFLSTRVQSQDKEDGDVNNQSSLEDDEDSIVRVPENPSLHNKAGLHSSIMKCQDNPISEGAPLSSNEESIARFQDNPSLHNSYHSGDDQLHHSHVDLEKGILSQGDDASHNKTEHSRIMNSQDDPIGEGALFSFNEDSVARFPENPSVNKSYHSGDEKLHHLHIDLDKNTLSNGDDASQNQTAHSRNSRDDSIGEGSSDGHAWQAAEMSHSYYDLPVTHNYTADGLSLVSSQINQDKQIQMISPESNLHQEGTGKELLQRQSDDGPFSSYRSQDQIGLIQSFINDKGVNSFHYEQKRARLNFLAEQKRAGLNFQASNDVQVGAGQFSSHFKESLQTSLTLDQGHRQTGNITDWAVGAPHMVAPSQSHVNTAGNIPDWDVSAPRMVAPSQSHVNTAGNILDWDVSAPRMVAPSQPHVNNFIGQPWLPSVHQVQGTWNGSGNGSLSSQILSTGGNSDQGLFSVLSQCNQLHSGSPYESIRHTDQFLSPRTYGVIDAGTHRINAVVPPSSHPLDYFSGRDAPGALLPDDITWMNLPPQNPALNDQIGKSYLRSWNR
- the LOC123889242 gene encoding uncharacterized protein LOC123889242 isoform X3; the protein is MLMAADQRRKRLNGASMGSYGSQEQYRTKRKNFGPPVQSDLTMKSHISVEWDANHQRVVAKREQVGISWRQMRPFARFDHNGHKVLADVFALPEEIFDLDSLSEVLSYEVWNTQLLDNEKNFLKQFLPGDLEPNQVVQELLSGDDFHFGNPVLKWGTSLCSGELHPDMIVYQEQHLKSEKRAYFSQLHNYHKDMIGFLSKLKESWEACKDPEKEILPKILRSKNDIEKNRLSNLDEFRYDDHDGNLTVASGSYSWGAEEKAYDDNQISSMGQGDELRRRVHGKDFNKCKPRNMMASSDLMLNVGGRPKKGDKLHMENFPGSDGEKYMSYIKISKKQHELVKNLKLSCKNIPASTLNCVLGDLNNFHVQPYKLFIKEEQKNLHEHWLQLVKKHLPASYANWTERLIQKHAMRNSLLLEMKDRSNIEDEDFLSTRVQSQDKEDGDVNNQSSLEDDEDSIVRVPENPSLHNKAGLHSSIMKCQDNPISEGAPLSSNEESIARFQDNPSLHNSYHSGDDQLHHSHVDLEKGILSQGDDASHNKTEHSRIMNSQDDPIGEGALFSFNEDSVARFPENPSVNKSYHSGDEKLHHLHIDLDKNTLSNGDDASQNQTAHSRNSRDDSIGEGSSDGHAWQAAEMSHSYYDLPVTHNYTADGLSLVSSQINQDKQIQMISPESNLHQEGTGKELLQRQSDDGPFSSYRSQDQIGLIQSFINDKGVNSFHYEQKRARLNFLAEQKRAGLNFQASNDVQVGAGQFSSHFKESLQTSLTLDQGHRQTGKVFVPENISGNIYSDAGRYLNTGQYPLSAGNITDWAVGAPHMVAPSQSHVNTAGNIPDWDVSAPRMVAPSQSHVNTAGNILDWDVSAPRMVAPSQPHVNNFIGQPWLPSVHQVQGTWNGSGNGSLSSQILSTGGNSDQGLFSVLSQCNQLHSGSPYESIRHTDQFLSPRTYGVIDAGTHRINAVVPPSSHPLDYFSGRDAPGALLPDDITWMNLPPQNPALNDQIGKSYLRSWNR
- the LOC123889242 gene encoding uncharacterized protein LOC123889242 isoform X5 translates to MLMAADQRRKRLNGASMGSYGSQEQYRTKRKNFGPPVQSDLTMKSHISVEWDANHQRVVAKREQVGISWRQMRPFARFDHNGHKVLADVFALPEEIFDLDSLSEVLSYEVWNTQLLDNEKNFLKQFLPGDLEPNQVVQELLSGDDFHFGNPVLKWGTSLCSGELHPDMIVYQEQHLKSEKRAYFSQLHNYHKDMIGFLSKLKESWEACKDPEKEILPKILRSKNDIEKNRLSNLDEFRYDDHDGNLTVASGSYSWGAEEKAYDDNQISSMGQGDELRRRVHGKDFNKCKPRNMMASSDLMLNVGGRPKKGDKLHMENFPGSDGEKYMSYIKISKKQHELVKNLKLSCKNIPASTLNCVLGDLNNFHVQPYKLFIKEEQKNLHEHWLQLVKKHLPASYANWTERLIQKHAMRNSLLLEMKDRSNIEDEDFLSTRVQSQDKEDGDVNNQSSLEDDEDSIVRVPENPSLHNKAGLHSSIMKCQDNPISEGAPLSSNEESIARFQDNPSLHNSYHSGDDQLHHSHVDLEKGILSQGDDASHNKTEHSRIMNSQDDPIGEGALFSFNEDSVARFPENPSVNKSYHSGDEKLHHLHIDLDKNTLSNGDDASQNQTAHSRNSRDDSIGEGSSDGHAWQAAEMSHSYYDLPVTHNYTADGLSLVSSQINQDKQIQMISPESNLHQEGTGKELLQRQSDDGPFSSYRSQDQIGLIQSFINDKGVNSFHYEQKRARLNFLAEQKRAGLNFQASNDVQVGAGQFSSHFKESLQTSLTLDQGHRQTGKVFVPENISGNIYSDAGRYLNTGQYPLSAGNITDWAVGAPHMEIFLIGMLVPLAW
- the LOC123889242 gene encoding uncharacterized protein LOC123889242 isoform X4; the protein is MLMAADQRRKRLNGASMGSYGSQEQYRTKRKNFGPPVQSDLTMKSHISVEWDANHQRVVAKREQVGISWRQMRPFARFDHNGHKVLADVFALPEEIFDLDSLSEVLSYEVWNTQLLDNEKNFLKQFLPGDLEPNQVVQELLSGDDFHFGNPVLKWGTSLCSGELHPDMIVYQEQHLKSEKRAYFSQLHNYHKDMIGFLSKLKESWEACKDPEKEILPKILRSKNDIEKNRLSNLDEFRYDDHDGNLTVASGSYSWGAEEKAYDDNQISSMGQGDELRRRVHGKDFNKCKPRNMMASSDLMLNVGGRPKKGDKLHMENFPGSDGEKYMSYIKISKKQHELVKNLKLSCKNIPASTLNCVLGDLNNFHVQPYKLFIKEEQKNLHEHWLQLVKKHLPASYANWTERLIQKHAMRNSLLLEMKDRSNIEDEDFLSTRVQSQDKEDGDVNNQSSLEDDEDSIVRVPENPSLHNKAGLHSSIMKCQDNPISEGAPLSSNEESIARFQDNPSLHNSYHSGDDQLHHSHVDLEKGILSQGDDASHNKTEHSRIMNSQDDPIGEGALFSFNEDSVARFPENPSVNKSYHSGDEKLHHLHIDLDKNTLSNGDDASQNQTAHSRNSRDDSIGEGSSDGHAWQAAEMSHSYYDLPVTHNYTADGLSLVSSQINQDKQIQMISPESNLHQEGTGKELLQRQSDDGPFSSYRSQDQIGLIQSFINDKGVNSFHYEQKRARLNFLAEQKRAGLNFQASNDVQVGAGQFSSHFKESLQTSLTLDQGHRQTGNITDWAVGAPHMVAPSQSHVNTAGNIPDWDVSAPRMVAPSQSHVNTAGNILDWDVSAPRMVAPSQPHVNNFIGQPWLPSVHQVQGTWNGSGNGSLSSQILSTGGNSDQGLFSVLSQCNQLHSGSPYESIRHTDQFLSPRTYGVIDAGTHRINAVVPPSSHPLDYFSGRDAPGALLPDDITWMNLPPQNPALNDQIGKSYLRSWNR